The Stenotrophomonas sp. BIO128-Bstrain region CTGCCGCCGCGGCGCTGCCGCTCACCGCGATCACTGCCTGGGAGCTGCTGTTCGACCGCCTGCGCATCCCCGAGAACGGCGGTGAAGGCCAGACCCTGCTGGTGATCGGCGCGGCCGGTGGCGTCGGCTCGATCCTGGTCCAGCTGGCCCGCCAGCTGACCCGCCTGACCGTGATCGGCACCGCCTCGCGCCCGGACACCCAGGACTGGGTCTACGCGCTGGGCGCGCACCATGTGATCGATCATACCCAGCCGCTGGGCGAAGGCCTGCAGCGCCTGGGGATCGCCGAGGTCAGCCACGTCGCCAGCCTGACCCATACCGACCAGCACTACGACCAGATCGTCGCCGCGCTCGCCCCGCAGGGCCAGCTGGCGCTGATCGACGACCCGGGCCAGCTCGATGTGATGGCACTCAAGCGCAAGAGCCTGTCGCTGCACTGGGAATCGATGTTCACCCGCTCCAGCTTCAACACCCCCGACGTGCAGCGCCAGCACGAGCTGCTCGAACGCGTTGCGGCGCTGATCGATGCCGGCGTACTGCGCACCACGCTGGGCGAGCACTACGGCCGCATCAACGCCGCCAACCTGCGCCAGGCGCATGCCCTGATCGAAAGCCACCGCGCCCGCGGCAAGCTCGTGCTTGAAGGTTTCTGACGCAGCCAATGAGACCGCCGCGGCCTACACTTGCCGCATGCAAACCGAATTCCTCATTCTCGGCGCCCTGGTGTGTGCCGTCCTCGTGCTGCAGCTGCTCGCGCTGCTGCGGCGTTCCGGCCATGGCGACCTCGAACAGAGCCTGCGCGAGGAGGCCCGGGTCGGCCGCAGCGAACTGCGCGAGCAGCTCGAAGGCCTGGGCCGCCAGCAGGATGCCCGGCTGGAAAGCTTCGCGCGCGCGCTGACCGATCTGTCCACCCGTACCGATCAGCGCCTGGACCTGTTGCGCGACGCGCTGGGTGAAGACGCGCGCAAGGCCCGCGAGGAAAGCACGCTCAGCCAGCAGCGCACCGGCGAGCTGCTGGCGCTGCGCATGCAGGACGTGCGCGCGCAGCTGGAAGCGTTCGGGCACCAGCAGCAGGCGCGCATCGAAGCGTTCGGCCAGCAGCTGGTGGAACTCACCACCCGCACCGACAGCCACATGGCCGCGCTGCGCCAGGCCTTGGCCGACGATGCACGCCTGGGCCGCGAGGAAACCGGGCAGTCGCAGCAGCGCCTGGCCGAATCGCTGGGCCTGCGCCTGCAGGAGATGACCCAGCGCAACGAGCAGCGCATCGGCGAGATGCGCGCCACGCTCGAGCAGCAGCTCAAGAGCCTGCAGAGCGATAACGCCGAAAAGCTCGACCAGATGCGCGTGACCGTCGACGAGAAGCTGCAGACCACGCTGGAAACCCGCCTGGGTGCTTCGTTCCAGCTGGTCTCCGAACGACTGGAGCAGGTCCAGCGTGGCCTCGGCGAAATGCAGCAGCTGGCCACCGGCGTGGGCGACCTCAAGCGGGTGCTGACCAACGTCAAGAACCGTGGGAGCTGGGGCGAAGTGCAGCTGGACAACATCCTCGAGCAGACGCTGACCCAAGAGCAGTACGGGCGCGGCGTCAAAGTGCGCCCGGACAGCAACGAGATCGTGGATATCGCGGTGCGCCTGCCGGGCCGTGGCCACGAAGACACCCCGGTGTGGCTGCCGATCGATTCCAAGTTCCCGCGCGAAGATTACGAGCGCCTGCTCGATGCGCAGGAACAGGGCGATGTCGAAGGGGTGCGCGTGCAGGGCGCGCAGCTGGAGCGCGCGATCCGCATCCAGGCCAAATCGATCTGCGACAAGTACATCGCCCCGCCGCACACCACTGATTTCGCGGTGATGTTCCTGCCGACCGAAAGCCTGTACGCCGAAGTGATCCGCCGCCCCGGCCTGATCGACCTGCTGCAGCGCGACCACCGCGTGGTGGTGGCCGGCCCGACCACCGTCACCGCGCTGCTCAACAGCCTGCAGATGGGCTTCCGCACGCTGGCCATCGAACAGCGCTCCAGCGAAGTGTGGGGCCTGCTCGGTGCGGTCAAAAGTGAGTTCGGCAAGTTCGCCGGCATCCTGGAAAAAGCCGAGAAGCAGATCAGCACGGTGGGCCGCAGCCTCGGTGAAGCCAGCCGCAAGACGCGCACCATCGAGCGCCGCCTGCGCAGCGTGGAAACGCTCGGCAGCGAACAGACCCAGGACCTGCTCGGCGACATGAGCGGCGAGGACGAGGACGTGGCCGGCGACGAGACCAGCGCCGCGCAGGAGTGAGCGCCGACGCCATGCATGCAGGCGATCACGCATGCTGCGCGGCACACGCTCTGCCCTGTCTCTCTTCCGCCTTCCAAGGAACGCCGATGCGCCTGACCCTGATGCTGTCCCTCCTGCTCGCCTTGGCCGGGTGCAGCAGTACGCCACCTGTCGATACCCCTGCCGACACCGCGGCGACCACCTCCGCCCCACCGAGCGCCGCCGCATGCGCCGCCGCCGGTGGCAGCCTGCAGCCGCTGGGTCGCCTGCAGCGCGTGCAGTGCGTGGTGCCCTACGCCGATGCCGGCAAGGTCTGCAGCGCCAAGGCCGACTGCAGCGGCCAATGCCTGGCCACGAGCGATGTCGCGCCGGGAACGGCCGCGCGCGGCGTCTGCCAGCGTGATGTCAGCCAGAACTTCGGCTGCCGCCAGCGCATCGATGGCGGCGTGGCACTGGGCACGATCTGCGTCGACTGACCTTCCCGCGGCACGGCTATGCTGTGCCTCCCCTGATCCAACGCAAGGAACCTGCCGTGAGCCAGACCGTCTACGACATCCCCGTCACCACCATCGAAGGTCAACCGACCTCGCTGGCCGATTACCGCGGCAAGGTGCTGCTGGTGGTCAACGTCGCCTCCAAGTGCGGCCTGACCCCGCAGTACGAAGGTCTGCAGGCGCTGTACGCCGACAAGCAGGCCGCCGGCCTGGAAGTGCTGGGCTTCCCGGCCAACAACTTCCTGGCCCAGGAACCGGGCAGCGAAGCGGACATCCAGCAGTTCTGCCAGCTCGAATACAACGTCAGCTTCCCGATGTTCGCCAAGATCAGCGTGGCCGGTGAGGACACCCATCCGCTGTATCAGCAGCTGACCGCCGCGCAGCCGAGCGCCACCGGCGAAGGCCCGATGCGCGAGAAGCTGCAGGGCGCCGTGGCCAAGTACCCCGAGCTGGTGGTCAATGCCGCCCCGGGCGTGCTGTGGAACTTCGAGAAGTTCCTGATCGGCCGCGATGGCCAGGTCATCGCGCGCTTCGCCCCGGACGTGCCGGCTGACGATGCCCGCCTGGTGGCCGCGATCGACGCCGCGCTGGCGGCCTGATCGGCTGACGCGGGAACAAAAAAAGCCCCGCTTCGGCGGGGCTTTCTCGTGGGGGATCAGTTACCCCAGTTCGGCATCGGCATCGCATCGACCGGAATCGGGGCGTCCGGATCGTCCTTGCCGCGCGCATGCTTGCCACGCAGGTCGTTCTCGATCTGGTAGTTGCGGCGCTGCAGCCATGCATCGCGCACGAGCGAATACTCGTCCACGGCGTTGTCGCGCATGTCATCGACCGCCAGCAGCTGCGAACGCATGTCCACCAGCTGCAGGCCCTGCAGGCCGATGCGGATCTTGTCCTCTTCGATCGTGCGGATCGGCGAGAGCGGCATGTCGCCGGCCAGGCCGAACACATCGCGCACGGTACGCGGGCCGAAGAACGGCAGCTCCACGTAGCGCGAACGGCGCCAGCCCCACGTGCCCAGGGTCTGACCGAAGTCTTCCTTGCGACGCGGCACCATGGCCTTGCTGGCCGGATCGAACAGCCCGCCGATACCCAGCGTGGAGTTCATCAGGAAGCGGCCCAGGCTGTCCCAGGCATCGTCCGGACGGCCCTGCAGCAGCTGGTTGGTGATCGTCACCGGTGCGCGCAAGTTGCTGAAGAAGTTGCTTACGCCGGTGCGGGCGAAGCGCGGCACCACATTGGTGTAGGCCACCGCCAGCGGGCGTGCGACCGCACGGTCGACCACGTTGTTGAAGCTGTGCACCTTGCGGTTGAACGGTTCCCACGGATCGTACGGGGTGCCGCTGGGCTCGGTGCCATCCGCGCTCGGGGCGGGCCCGCCGTACAACGCAGCGAAGTCGTCCTCGGCGTTGGTCGGCGCGGTGCCGGCCGTGGCCGGGGCCGCCGCTGGGTCGGTACCGGCCTGCGCGGCCGGGGCCGTGCTGTCGGCGACGGCGTCGGCCGGTACCACGGGCGTGTCGGCCACATCGGCCACCGGTGCCGCCGCAGGGGCGACCTCGACGCTGACCGGTGCGCTGTCGCGTGCGGGTTTGCCAGCACAGGCGCTCAGGGCCAGCGCCAGCACGAGGAGGGGGAGGGTGCGTATGACGTTCATGTCAGCTCGCCGCAGAAAGGGCATGGAAATCCAGGGTGGGTGCCAGCCGGTAGGCGGCACTGAGGTCGGTGAAACCGTCCGGGCTGCCGATGATCGTCGGCGCGGTCCCGTTTGCACGCAGGCGTGCGGCCAGCTCGGCCAGCAGGGCCAGGCCGGCACTGTCCAGTCCGGTCACCGCCGCCAGATCCAACTGCTGCACGCCGTCCAGCGCGGCCAGCGAAGGCCACAGGGCCGTCACCGCCGCGCGGTCGAGCACCCCGCTGAACACCAGCGAGGCACCGTTGCGCTGCACGCTGGCGCTGTTACTTGCCACGCGGGGCCTGCCCGGCCTGCATGCTGCCGTTGCGCAGTTCGGTGGCGACCTGCTGGATCGACTTCTGGCGCAGCGGGGCGTCGAACTGGGTCTTGAAGGTCTGCACGTAGGAGATGCCTTCGATCATCACATCGAAGATCTTCCACTGGCCGTTGACGTTGCGCATCAGGTAGTCGACCGGGGTCGGCTCGTTGCCGGCGCGGATCAGCTCGGTGGACACGCGCACGCCGCGGTTGCCCGGCAGCGGCGACTCGCTCTTCAGGCGGAAGGTCGGCTTGCCCTGGATCTCGAGCAGGGCCGAACCGTAGCGCTGCATCAGGTTGTCGGCCATCGCATCGGCGAACAGCTTGACGTCGGCATCGGAGGCGCCGCGGCCGTGCACGCCCAGCACCAGGCGGGCGGCGTAGTCGCGGTCGAAGGTCTTGTTGAGCTCGCTGTTGATGAAGTCACGCAGCACCGCCGGGTTGGCCCGGAACTCGGTGCGGCGCTGCTGCAGCGAGGTCAGGATGCGGGTGCTGGCGTCCATCACCGCCTTGCTGGCCTGGCCCTGCTGGGCGGCAGCGGCAGCGGGAGCGGCCTGGGCGAAGGAGAGCGAGGGCGTGGCGGCGAGCAGGGCCGAGGCCAGCAGCGCCGGGATCAGGGTCTTTTTCATGGTTGCGGTTCCGTTGCAGGCGCAGGCGCGCCGTTGCCATCGTGGGAGTCAGCGCCACCGGTATTGGCCGGACCGCTGAACATGTACTTGCCGACCAGCTGGAGCAGGTCCACCGCCGGCTGGGTGAAGACGATCTCGTCGCCGGACTTGAGCACATCCGGGTCACCGCCCGGCTGCAGACCGATATAGCTCTCGCCGAGCAAACCGCTGGTGAATATGCCGGCCGAGGTGTCGGCCGGCAGATCCTTGAACTTGCCGTCCAGCTTGAGGGTCACGATCGAGTCGAACTTCTGGGGATCCAGTTCGATGCCCGAGACCTGGCCGATGGTCACGCCGCCGATCTTGACCGGCGCCTGCTTGCGCAGCTGGCCGATCTGGGTGAAGCGCGCCTTGAGTTCGTAGCCGCTGCCGCCGGTGCCCCACCGTTGATTGGTGGAGGCCACGGCCAGCACCAGCAGCGAGGCCAGCGCCAGCAGCAGGAACGCGCCGACGGAAAATTCGAGTCTGGGACCGCGGATGGCCATGGGATATCTCACTGTTCTTTGTCAGGTGCCTGGACAGGTGTCCGGGCGGGAAGTCTTTGCGTACTCAAGCGGGGGTGCTGGCCAGGGACAACGGCCGTACCGACCAACGGTCGGTACCTACTGGAACATCATGGCGGACAGCACGAAGTTGAAGACCAGCACCAGCAGCGAGGCGTTGACCACCGCGCGCGTGGTGGCGACCGACGTGCCTTCGATCGTGGGTTCGGCATGGAAGCCGACATAGGAAGCGACCAGGGCCGCGGTGCCGCCGAAGATCGCCGACTTCAGCATCGCCACACCGAAGTCGTCCCAGAAGTCCACGCTGTTGCTCAGCGCCGACCAGAACACGCCGTTGTCCAGGCCGAGCACATGCACGGCCTCGAAGTAGCTGGCACTGATCGCCAGCGAGCAGAAGATGCCGGTCAGCAGCGGCACGGTCAGCACCGCCGCCCAGAAGCGCGGGGCGACGACCTTGGCCACCGGGTCGATGGCCATCAGCTCCAGCGCCTTGATCTGGTCGGTGGCGCGCATCAGGCCCAGTTCGGCGGCGATCGAGCTGCCGGCGCGGCCGATGAACAGCAGTGCGGTCAGCACCGGGGCCAGTTCGCGGTACAGCGAGAGGCCAAGCAGCGTGGACAACGCATCGGCGGCGCCGAAGGTGGTGAGCGTGCGGTAGCCCTGCAGGGTCAGCACCAGGCCCACGAACGCGCCGCCTACGGCAATGATCGGCAGCGAACGTGCACCGATCTTGTAGATCTCGCGGGTCAGCTCGGCAAGGAAATCGGCGGTCGGCAGCGAGCCGCGCAGTACCGTCAGCGAGAACAGGCCGGCGCGACCGAGCGAGCGGGTAGCGTCAACGAACGGCATCAGGCAACCCTCGCACGTGGTGCGGCATCGAAGGGGATCGGGCCGTCCGGCTCACCATGCAGGAACTGCCGCAGCAGCGGGTCCTGGCTGGATTCAAGTGCGGCCGGGCTGCCCTGGAATACGATGCCGCCGTTGGCGATGGCGATCACCTGGTCGCAGATCGGCAGGGTCTCGTGCACGTGGTGGCTGACGATGATGCTGGTCAGCCCCAGGCTGTGGTTGAGGCGCTGGATCAGGCTCATGATCACGCCCGAGGCGATCGGGTCCAGCCCGGTCAGCGGCTCGTCGTAGATCATCAGCGGCGGGTCGAGCGCAAGCGCACGGGCCAGGGCCACACGCCGCGCCATGCCGCCGGACAGCTCGCGCGGCCAGGCATCGGCAGCGGCCAGCAGGCCCACTGCGTGCAGCTTCATCTGCACCAGGCGGCGCAATACGGGCTTCGGCAGGCGGGTATGGGTGCGCAGTGGCAGGGCCACGTTCTCGGCGACGGTCAGGTCGGTCAGCAGCCCATTGCCCTGCAGCAGCACGCCCACGCTCTTGCGCATCTCCAACAGCGCGCGTGCGCCGGTCGGAATGGGCTGGCCGAACAGGGTGACCTCGCCGGCCACCGGGCGCAGCTCACCGGTCAGCGCCGCCA contains the following coding sequences:
- a CDS encoding VacJ family lipoprotein: MNVIRTLPLLVLALALSACAGKPARDSAPVSVEVAPAAAPVADVADTPVVPADAVADSTAPAAQAGTDPAAAPATAGTAPTNAEDDFAALYGGPAPSADGTEPSGTPYDPWEPFNRKVHSFNNVVDRAVARPLAVAYTNVVPRFARTGVSNFFSNLRAPVTITNQLLQGRPDDAWDSLGRFLMNSTLGIGGLFDPASKAMVPRRKEDFGQTLGTWGWRRSRYVELPFFGPRTVRDVFGLAGDMPLSPIRTIEEDKIRIGLQGLQLVDMRSQLLAVDDMRDNAVDEYSLVRDAWLQRRNYQIENDLRGKHARGKDDPDAPIPVDAMPMPNWGN
- a CDS encoding ATP-binding cassette domain-containing protein, whose translation is MTVSEESLVQLSNVRIDRGGRTILRDVSLTVPRGSITAVLGPSGSGKSTLLAALTGELRPVAGEVTLFGQPIPTGARALLEMRKSVGVLLQGNGLLTDLTVAENVALPLRTHTRLPKPVLRRLVQMKLHAVGLLAAADAWPRELSGGMARRVALARALALDPPLMIYDEPLTGLDPIASGVIMSLIQRLNHSLGLTSIIVSHHVHETLPICDQVIAIANGGIVFQGSPAALESSQDPLLRQFLHGEPDGPIPFDAAPRARVA
- a CDS encoding zinc-binding alcohol dehydrogenase family protein, translating into MKAVAYTQHGLPISDPAALVDITLPIPTPGPRDLRVEVRAISVNPVDTKVRNGVAVTEPRVLGFDAVGIVDAVGDEVTLFQPGDAVFYAGAIGRAGSNAEYQLVDERIVGHKPSSLDDAAAAALPLTAITAWELLFDRLRIPENGGEGQTLLVIGAAGGVGSILVQLARQLTRLTVIGTASRPDTQDWVYALGAHHVIDHTQPLGEGLQRLGIAEVSHVASLTHTDQHYDQIVAALAPQGQLALIDDPGQLDVMALKRKSLSLHWESMFTRSSFNTPDVQRQHELLERVAALIDAGVLRTTLGEHYGRINAANLRQAHALIESHRARGKLVLEGF
- the rmuC gene encoding DNA recombination protein RmuC, which encodes MQTEFLILGALVCAVLVLQLLALLRRSGHGDLEQSLREEARVGRSELREQLEGLGRQQDARLESFARALTDLSTRTDQRLDLLRDALGEDARKAREESTLSQQRTGELLALRMQDVRAQLEAFGHQQQARIEAFGQQLVELTTRTDSHMAALRQALADDARLGREETGQSQQRLAESLGLRLQEMTQRNEQRIGEMRATLEQQLKSLQSDNAEKLDQMRVTVDEKLQTTLETRLGASFQLVSERLEQVQRGLGEMQQLATGVGDLKRVLTNVKNRGSWGEVQLDNILEQTLTQEQYGRGVKVRPDSNEIVDIAVRLPGRGHEDTPVWLPIDSKFPREDYERLLDAQEQGDVEGVRVQGAQLERAIRIQAKSICDKYIAPPHTTDFAVMFLPTESLYAEVIRRPGLIDLLQRDHRVVVAGPTTVTALLNSLQMGFRTLAIEQRSSEVWGLLGAVKSEFGKFAGILEKAEKQISTVGRSLGEASRKTRTIERRLRSVETLGSEQTQDLLGDMSGEDEDVAGDETSAAQE
- a CDS encoding MlaE family lipid ABC transporter permease subunit, coding for MPFVDATRSLGRAGLFSLTVLRGSLPTADFLAELTREIYKIGARSLPIIAVGGAFVGLVLTLQGYRTLTTFGAADALSTLLGLSLYRELAPVLTALLFIGRAGSSIAAELGLMRATDQIKALELMAIDPVAKVVAPRFWAAVLTVPLLTGIFCSLAISASYFEAVHVLGLDNGVFWSALSNSVDFWDDFGVAMLKSAIFGGTAALVASYVGFHAEPTIEGTSVATTRAVVNASLLVLVFNFVLSAMMFQ
- a CDS encoding ABC transporter substrate-binding protein, which codes for MKKTLIPALLASALLAATPSLSFAQAAPAAAAAQQGQASKAVMDASTRILTSLQQRRTEFRANPAVLRDFINSELNKTFDRDYAARLVLGVHGRGASDADVKLFADAMADNLMQRYGSALLEIQGKPTFRLKSESPLPGNRGVRVSTELIRAGNEPTPVDYLMRNVNGQWKIFDVMIEGISYVQTFKTQFDAPLRQKSIQQVATELRNGSMQAGQAPRGK
- a CDS encoding STAS domain-containing protein: MASNSASVQRNGASLVFSGVLDRAAVTALWPSLAALDGVQQLDLAAVTGLDSAGLALLAELAARLRANGTAPTIIGSPDGFTDLSAAYRLAPTLDFHALSAAS
- the mlaD gene encoding outer membrane lipid asymmetry maintenance protein MlaD, whose protein sequence is MAIRGPRLEFSVGAFLLLALASLLVLAVASTNQRWGTGGSGYELKARFTQIGQLRKQAPVKIGGVTIGQVSGIELDPQKFDSIVTLKLDGKFKDLPADTSAGIFTSGLLGESYIGLQPGGDPDVLKSGDEIVFTQPAVDLLQLVGKYMFSGPANTGGADSHDGNGAPAPATEPQP
- a CDS encoding glutathione peroxidase, producing MSQTVYDIPVTTIEGQPTSLADYRGKVLLVVNVASKCGLTPQYEGLQALYADKQAAGLEVLGFPANNFLAQEPGSEADIQQFCQLEYNVSFPMFAKISVAGEDTHPLYQQLTAAQPSATGEGPMREKLQGAVAKYPELVVNAAPGVLWNFEKFLIGRDGQVIARFAPDVPADDARLVAAIDAALAA